TTGAGATGTCAAccagattttattttaaatcaCTTACATATTaacaaaatcaattttaagaaaaataaaatattatacaCAACAAAATATGAACATTATAAAGTTCCATAACTTAATAAACAATTATGTATTTAATCTTCATAATAAAGTGATATGAACATCAGAATCTTATAAAATGAACATAACTATATATAAATATGAACATTTTGAAAAATCTGGATCTGAACATAAAAAAATCCTAGATCCGATTTTTGAAGAAATTTTGCAAGAAAATGGAGAGAGAATATGGAGATTAAACCAGAAAATTtctaaatcacaaaaaaattaACGCGCGCACAAATGTAGAACATAAAAGGAAAAATCTATTGAGTTGTCAAAGACATATTTCTAAAAAACACgtaaattcaatcaaaaatcacggaaaaataagaaaattaacagcaaaaaaaggagaaaagaaGTTTACAGCTAGTGGCAACGACTTCGTTGTCGTGAATGATAAGGGCGGCGCAAACTCAAGCGGATTTTTCGATTGATATTGTTACTTGAGATAAAAAAAATCACGTAtaaataaggagagagaaactttTGGGGAGAGAGAAATTGGAGAGAGAGAaactttgaggagagagaaaacaaaaatGAGATAATTCTGGTTTTTGAAAAagtagattttagcccgtgcgatgcacggattctattaaattattaagttaaaataaaactcatatatatcaactgctatatttatatactagattagattagttttttattttggattgaattttattttagatttattttttaaatattatagtatttgattttggattaaattgtatatgcgtaatattaataatttaaaaatatctacgtggcgcctaattatttatctacgtggcactcgaattttttaattcaaaaattattTCGAAATCTCATTTTTcaggccgaaaccattagatttcctacgtggcgctctaatattggattagtgtttgattttggattgaattttattttaaattagtgtttgattttggatgaatgttattttagatttttttaattattagagtgtttgattttggatggagttgtatatattagtaattaaataattaaaatatctatgtggcacgtaaataattatctacgtggaactcaaatttttttaattcaaaattaaattagaaatcttatttttcactggccgaaaccaatagtaatcctaCACGACGCtttaataattcagcaaatacgtgcgatgcacgaattctattaagtttttaagttaaaataaaactcatatatataccaactgtagtattattttttattttggattgaatttcattttagataattttttaattattatagtgtttgatttggatgaaattgtatacgagtaatattaataattaattaataaaaatatctacgtggcgcctaattatgatacgtggcactcgacttttctaattcaaaatattatttttcattggccgaaagcaTTAGATTTTCtacatggcgctctaatattagattaatgtttgattttagattgaattttattttagattagtgtttgattttggatgaattttattttagattagtgttttattttggatgaattttattttagatttattttttaattataagaGCGTTTggttttggatggaattgtatatattaataattaactaattaaaatatctatgtggcacctaaatAATTATCTActtggcacttgatttttttaatttaaaaataaattagaaatcttatttttcattggacgAAACtaatagtaatcctaggtggcgctcatgcctcctttatatatatatatattagatttatatgtaatttttttaaaagaaatcacATGCCTATATAGCTTCTTTTCTTTTGGAGAGGTACACCATTAGATGGCTATACCCTGATGTACGGTACACCTATGAGGTCTAAGACTCTATAGTCTACAAACTGGGAGCGCAATGCTCAAAATCCCCTCCGTATAAATTGGGATCGATAACGACAATCATAATCTGGATGGATTTACAATCTAACGGCTACCGAAAATTAATCAACAAAACTTCAAATTTTAATAATGCTAATTTGCCCCAAAATCGCATTTCTACAACAGGCtccaaaaaactagccgttacGGAACTCCCGTATCCAACCAACGTTCACCTTATTCTCCCATTTTCTTTCCTTCTCAATTTCTCACTATCATCGCACAAAACCCATCTCTCCCTCTTTCGCTCTCTCCTACTCTCTCTATCATTTCCAGTTTAAGAAAGTAAAATGGCGACTCCAACAAGAGACGCACAAGGTGTTCGATTAAATGCCGCCGAGAATATAAAGAACCAGGAGAATTCAAACCCGAATTTGAAATCATCTCCTTTGATTAAATCCGCTAAAACACAAATGTCCGGGGTTAAAAACCCTAATCGTTCATTtatttcacccaaaaagaaGATCAGGGAGAGGAAATTTGTGGTCGCGAAGAAGAATAATGCGAAGAAACAAGATATGAGTCGGAATTGTAAGTGTAAAGATAGGGTTAACGGGAAGTGTTTGTGTGTTGCATATGAGAATTTGAGGGTTTCTCAGGAGGACTTTTTTAAGAGTAGGGATGATACTGGGGTTGAGGAGTGTGAAGATTTTGATAAACCCAGAAGTAATGATGGTGGGGAATGTGAATTTAGGGGTTTGGAGGAAGTGGGTGGTTGTGATCCGGAGGCGGCCGAATCCCCAAAAGGGTTGGGAAGTTCAACAACGAAACGGAGGAGGGATATACTGTTGGAGGAAGCGAGGGCAAGTGTTCCGGAGTCGGGTTCAGGGAGGGTTTTGCATCTGGTGAAAGCGTTTGAGAGGCTGTTGACATTGCCTAAGAAATCGGATGGTGATCataaagatgatgatgatgaggaggaagaggataCAAAGAAAGAACTTAAATGGCCGTTGCCTGGATTGCAGCCGCAACCGCCTAGAGCTCCTGAGACCCAGGAATCATCGTCTGCATTTTGTCCTGGCGAATTGTTCTTTAATGCAGGATTCGATGCCCAAGTCTCTTCTTCATTGGATAGTAGCAGGGGAAGGTATAATATTTTGTTGTGTGGATTTAATTGAATGTTTTCCGGCTTTGATTGCATCTTTATTTggtttatttatagtgtttCGAGCAGAAGTTCGGTTGGAAGTCGAAGAAGCAGAAGAAGTGTAAGCACAATTTTGGGCTCTATGCATTATTTGTATAACTATATGTTCTAGATGTATTTTGTGGCTTATGTTTTGGAATTATAACCTTTTCAGGGCTCATTTTCTTCTGGGACTGTTGGTGGAAGAAAGTGGACGAAGAAGGAACAGAAGAAAGTCACATCACTGAGACCATTCAGGCTTAGGACAGAGGTATGATCACTGCATCATTCTTATTGAATTTCTAATACAAAGTATTTGATTCTGCTATGTTTTTTTAGGCTATGGtttttgtttaaattaattacaatgagGAACCATTTTATGAAGAAGTTTTCTTCTgtatatgaaattataactaGAATTTATTTCTGCAGAGTTTTATATTCTGTGTATAAGAATAACTGGTCTTTCCTGTTTGTATCATGTGGAGAGGAGGAAGTTTGATCAGCcttttttatattgctggatTGATGTTATATGGTGATCTAGGATGTTTTTGTGGTACTTTTAATGCCATTGGATATTCTTGGGGAAGGTATTGGTGTTCTATGGTGATCTAGGATGTTACTTCCCACTCTTCCAGTGGTTGGGACGAGTGTTCTTTATGAGTGTATGTGCCTCCAATATTTATTCTTTTTATGCAGGATTTCTATACGGTTCTTCTATTTAACATGACTTGCTAGTTAGACAAGTCATAGCATCATCATCACGTTCTACTCGAGGTTGTAAAAGGTTTCTCTGAATATGGTTTTTCATTCTCTGGAAGATAGGGGTGGAAACTGGAATGTATTGATTTTTCCTTCCATTGATTAGAACAAGTAATGTTTATGGGATTTGGGTCTTTAATGAGCAAGATTTCTATAGGTGAACTTTCTTTTCAATACTTATGCTAGTTACATAAGCCATAGTGTTGGAACTTGGAAGATAGAGGTTCAACAGGTAGTATGTTGTTGCCGAAAGTAGTTTGTCTTCACCATATATGTATTTCATGCTTGAGTTATTGTCAGCATTCTTAACAGATGGATTATAAGTTATGATGGTGAAATGTCGATGCATATGCTTCAGATGAAATATTATTGTTGTTTGTCTTCTGGATACAATTTTTTTCAGAAAAGTTACTGTGATTGAGAAGAAAATATTGTGCCCCATTTCAAATAGGCCAGATGAATTGAATTCTCGTTCTCGTtctgttttgttttctttttttgagCTTGCCAATCACAGGAAAGCTTTCTTTAGCTGCAACCTGCAAGTATCATCTCTTAATTAGCTTGTGTATGCTTGGAAATAAGAGTGAAATGTGACAGCAGACGATTAAGTAATGTTTCATTTTTAAATAAACAAGTTGACTACTGTGAAACTTAGTGTAGTTATATGATGGTTAGTCGTCTTTAGTTCTTTACTCCCCTTTCCTTTGTCACCTCTTCTTATTCCTAGTGCTTTTTCTCCCCCAAGTTTTTATTATTGTGCATGTTGTAATTAAATTATCTGCTTCCTCCACCCATAATTTCAGCAAAGAGGAAAAATGAAGGAGGAGGAGTTCGTAAAAAAATTACAAGAGATGATGATTGAAGAGGAGAAGCAGCGGATTCCTATTGCACAAGGCCTTCCATGGACAACTGATGAACCAGAGGTGAGCCTTATTAGACTCTGTGTATCCTCAATTCAAGTGCTTCAATATTTGTCAGTGTTTGATGGATTATACTTGAATAATTCTTGCAAATGCTACTTTGAATTATAACTTTTTGTATGTTTTATGTAGTGTCTGGTAAAACCAGCAATTAAAGATATCACAAGACCAATCGACCTGAAGCTGCACAGCGATGTTAGGGCTGTGGAGCGTGCAGAGTTTGACAACCAGGTAAGACATTGAAGTCATTCTTTTAGTTCTCTTGACAGCTTTTGTTTGCATCACTTATGTTGCTAATGTTGTTTTATACTGTATTTAATTACCAGGTGTGTGAAAAATTGACGTTGATAGAGCAATACAAACTGGAAAGAGAGAGGCAACAGAAGGTACAttacagaagaaaaaaaaaacctaatacATAAACTGTGTTATTATGATTCTTTTGATCTCAACAACTTCATTCATAAAATTTTCCTTTGCTGTTAACAGttagaagaggaagaagaaataAGAAGATTAAGAAAGGAACTCGTCCCGAAAGCTCAGCCTATGCCTTACTTTGACCGACCTTTCATCCCCAGAAGGTACACGGTAGTAATTATATTTACATTTGAATATGGAACGACCTTTCAACCCAAAAAGATTAGCATCTAATTATGGTTTGATTATCTTGGGATTTTCAGGTCCGAAAAGCAACCAACTGTCCCAAAAGATCCAAGGTTTCAATTTCCCCAGCAAAAGAAGATTAAATGCTGCGTTTCATGGAATGGACTGAATGATTATATCCATACAGCATCATGACTGGGAGAAGCTTAAACATAACAGTTTTAAAGAAAATTGAGTGTTGCCTATGCTTGAAGATGTGAtcattcttttattcaatttggCGCTGttcataaagatttttttttgtactATTTTGTCGAAATATTAGAACATTATATTGCTCCAACTTTGCGCATCAAATGCTTCTCTATTTGAGCTTGGAGAAAGTTTCACTAACTATTTGTACACAAAATTTTACTATGTCCTTTCAATTTCACCATTCTGAAAATAAAAAAGTGACAAGTTACCCAAAGGAAATGCTTTATAGTTTCTTTTGTCCATGATCTCTTTATGAAAATGACTCAACTAATATCGAGACTTTTTTTAGTGAAATCACCTCATacgtttatttgtttatttattacggaaaagaaaatttgtcaattactacaTAGCTTATTAGATAATTATGTTATCGTTGCTCTGCTATGATCTTCTCTACGGCCATGGGTAGACCTACAGTAGGGCATGGTGGGGCTCGTGCCCCACCATTATTTTTCAAAAGAAATTGAGttgttgataaaaaaaaatcaaaaaatcttACAAAATCCGTTAAACTGAACCGCATGCCCCCACAAATTCCCAAACTCCCACACTCTACAAGGCACGCGTACCAATCATCAGTCTTCCCCCTAACATTCTTCGGGAACGAGGACACAGGTGGTGCATGGCTGTCGTTTTTTTTCAAACaagatttctctctcctcacttgtGCCCTGTCTCTCTCACTCACCCACTCACTAACTCACTACCTCCCTAAATCTCTCTCTTCTCACGACGAATCACACTCACCAGCAGTCGACGAGTACAAACTGTACGG
This sequence is a window from Spinacia oleracea cultivar Varoflay chromosome 1, BTI_SOV_V1, whole genome shotgun sequence. Protein-coding genes within it:
- the LOC110779568 gene encoding microtubule-destabilizing protein 60 isoform X2, whose product is MATPTRDAQGVRLNAAENIKNQENSNPNLKSSPLIKSAKTQMSGVKNPNRSFISPKKKIRERKFVVAKKNNAKKQDMSRNCKCKDRVNGKCLCVAYENLRVSQEDFFKSRDDTGVEECEDFDKPRSNDGGECEFRGLEEVGGCDPEAAESPKGLGSSTTKRRRDILLEEARASVPESGSGRVLHLVKAFERLLTLPKKSDGDHKDDDDEEEEDTKKELKWPLPGLQPQPPRAPETQESSSAFCPGELFFNAGFDAQVSSSLDSSRGSVSSRSSVGSRRSRRSGSFSSGTVGGRKWTKKEQKKVTSLRPFRLRTEQRGKMKEEEFVKKLQEMMIEEEKQRIPIAQGLPWTTDEPECLVKPAIKDITRPIDLKLHSDVRAVERAEFDNQVCEKLTLIEQYKLERERQQKLEEEEEIRRLRKELVPKAQPMPYFDRPFIPRRYTVRKATNCPKRSKVSISPAKED
- the LOC110779568 gene encoding microtubule-destabilizing protein 60 isoform X1, translated to MATPTRDAQGVRLNAAENIKNQENSNPNLKSSPLIKSAKTQMSGVKNPNRSFISPKKKIRERKFVVAKKNNAKKQDMSRNCKCKDRVNGKCLCVAYENLRVSQEDFFKSRDDTGVEECEDFDKPRSNDGGECEFRGLEEVGGCDPEAAESPKGLGSSTTKRRRDILLEEARASVPESGSGRVLHLVKAFERLLTLPKKSDGDHKDDDDEEEEDTKKELKWPLPGLQPQPPRAPETQESSSAFCPGELFFNAGFDAQVSSSLDSSRGSVSSRSSVGSRRSRRSGSFSSGTVGGRKWTKKEQKKVTSLRPFRLRTEQRGKMKEEEFVKKLQEMMIEEEKQRIPIAQGLPWTTDEPECLVKPAIKDITRPIDLKLHSDVRAVERAEFDNQVCEKLTLIEQYKLERERQQKLEEEEEIRRLRKELVPKAQPMPYFDRPFIPRRSEKQPTVPKDPRFQFPQQKKIKCCVSWNGLNDYIHTAS